The Leptospira johnsonii genome window below encodes:
- a CDS encoding thiamine phosphate synthase, which produces MEFPLRPRHSIWKAPGIYPILDLEYCSKFSKDPIRIVELWNYQREWIPFYQIRAKKETPETLKKVYKSLIDAFPDFPIILNDYWKEALEWKCFGLHIGKEDYASLSLEDRKKIRSSGLYLGTSCHNSEDIAGLEPGVWDYTGLGPVYATNSKDTEDVPIGLSGVQEALQIAKIPVTPIGGIGPKQMIELSELGPLSYAMIASASEKDSFYDCIRILKEIKNP; this is translated from the coding sequence TTGGAATTCCCACTTAGACCCAGACATAGTATCTGGAAAGCGCCTGGTATTTATCCAATCCTAGATCTAGAATATTGTTCCAAATTTTCCAAGGATCCGATCCGAATCGTGGAACTTTGGAATTACCAAAGAGAATGGATCCCATTCTATCAGATACGCGCCAAAAAAGAGACCCCTGAAACTTTAAAGAAGGTTTATAAAAGTCTGATAGATGCATTTCCAGATTTTCCGATCATTCTGAATGATTATTGGAAAGAGGCCTTGGAATGGAAATGTTTCGGACTTCATATAGGAAAAGAAGATTATGCTTCTCTTTCTTTAGAGGATAGGAAGAAGATCCGCTCCAGCGGATTATACCTAGGCACTTCCTGTCATAATTCCGAAGATATTGCAGGTTTAGAGCCTGGAGTCTGGGACTATACTGGTCTTGGACCGGTATACGCTACAAACTCCAAGGACACGGAAGATGTTCCCATAGGTCTTTCCGGTGTCCAAGAAGCCTTACAAATTGCTAAAATACCTGTCACTCCGATCGGAGGGATCGGTCCTAAACAGATGATAGAATTATCAGAATTGGGACCATTATCCTATGCAATGATCGCTTCCGCATCGGAAAAAGATTCCTTTTACGATTGCATTCGTATCCTTAAGGAGATAAAGAATCCGTAA
- the thiS gene encoding sulfur carrier protein ThiS — protein MIVNGKEFSIRELSSPDLFSLLESLKLKPETVAIQKNGEILKRDRWKNSSLEEGDKIEILKFVGGG, from the coding sequence ATGATTGTAAACGGTAAGGAATTCTCTATTCGGGAACTTTCTTCTCCGGATTTATTTTCGCTATTAGAATCCTTAAAATTAAAACCGGAAACGGTAGCGATCCAGAAGAACGGAGAGATCTTAAAAAGGGACCGTTGGAAGAACTCTTCCTTAGAGGAAGGGGATAAAATAGAGATCCTGAAATTTGTAGGCGGGGGTTGA
- a CDS encoding 16S rRNA (uracil(1498)-N(3))-methyltransferase, whose protein sequence is MSSEEIVFFRPGFSSSPELKLEGEEISHLKAFRVFSEEKTVIIKDGAGASFAYSVPSSSKIGSLIGTEKKERPKTSAKIATAIPKGNRLEWLIQKGTELGITEFNFLVFSHSDRKDLNPERLLKVAAEASSQSGQDFLPEIKGPISLSKFLEDSKSKKEELLLFDPRSEIRINSENIQNRIVLIGPEGGFRKEELELISQYKILSVNVGESILRIETAGIFAASLFRLGNLS, encoded by the coding sequence ATGTCCTCGGAAGAGATCGTTTTTTTCCGACCTGGGTTTTCTTCTTCTCCCGAACTGAAACTAGAGGGAGAGGAAATTTCTCATCTAAAAGCATTTCGAGTTTTTTCGGAAGAAAAAACGGTAATCATAAAGGACGGTGCAGGCGCAAGTTTTGCATACAGTGTACCTTCTTCTTCTAAAATCGGAAGTCTGATAGGTACTGAAAAAAAAGAAAGACCTAAAACTTCTGCAAAGATCGCGACCGCCATTCCTAAAGGAAACAGGCTAGAGTGGCTCATCCAAAAAGGAACAGAGCTTGGGATCACTGAATTTAATTTTTTAGTATTTTCTCATTCGGATAGAAAGGACTTAAATCCGGAAAGACTTCTGAAGGTTGCTGCAGAAGCTTCTTCTCAATCCGGTCAGGATTTTTTGCCTGAGATTAAAGGGCCGATCTCACTTTCTAAATTTTTAGAAGACTCCAAATCTAAAAAAGAGGAACTTCTTCTTTTTGATCCAAGGTCGGAGATACGGATCAATTCGGAAAACATACAAAATAGAATCGTTTTGATAGGACCGGAAGGCGGATTTAGAAAAGAAGAATTAGAACTGATTTCTCAGTATAAGATTTTATCTGTCAATGTAGGAGAATCTATTTTGAGAATAGAGACCGCTGGAATTTTTGCGGCCTCCCTGTTTAGACTAGGAAATTTGAGCTGA
- a CDS encoding outer membrane lipoprotein-sorting protein produces MTGKISHAQAPPDKARVAQELVARLDQALLKADGLVKANLILIKKTGDSWTWDMSIFRKGEDSLSLFESKGRGLEYKILFKEDGELIFAFNALSRKIFKKNDEEKYENHLNTGFSFVDLAGTSYQANYNPIVQSDLDIAGKKMKRVALRPIVPYFYSKLILLLEPDTLRPIRLDFHDKDGVLYKTMNIKYGPVKVKAKQKVTKEDIVSRLEMLDLNTGAISVLEYTEVDRDVKPDPSLFELDNLNRL; encoded by the coding sequence ATGACTGGGAAAATTTCCCATGCTCAGGCTCCACCGGATAAAGCAAGGGTCGCCCAGGAATTAGTTGCAAGACTGGACCAGGCACTCTTGAAAGCGGACGGTTTAGTCAAAGCAAACCTGATCCTGATCAAAAAGACAGGGGATTCCTGGACATGGGATATGAGCATTTTCAGAAAGGGAGAAGATTCTCTCTCCCTATTCGAAAGCAAGGGCCGCGGTCTAGAATATAAGATCCTATTTAAGGAAGACGGAGAATTGATCTTCGCCTTCAATGCACTTTCCCGGAAAATTTTCAAAAAGAACGACGAAGAAAAATACGAGAATCATCTCAATACAGGATTCAGTTTCGTGGATCTGGCGGGAACTTCTTACCAAGCAAATTATAATCCGATCGTACAAAGCGATTTGGATATTGCAGGAAAAAAAATGAAACGAGTGGCACTTAGACCGATCGTTCCGTATTTTTATTCCAAACTCATTTTACTTTTGGAACCGGATACATTGAGACCCATTCGTTTGGATTTCCATGATAAAGACGGGGTACTTTATAAAACCATGAATATAAAGTACGGTCCTGTTAAGGTAAAAGCAAAACAGAAAGTCACAAAAGAAGATATTGTCAGTAGATTGGAAATGTTGGATCTGAATACAGGTGCGATCAGTGTACTGGAATATACTGAAGTGGATCGGGATGTAAAACCGGATCCTTCTTTATTCGAATTGGATAATCTAAACAGACTCTAA
- the guaB gene encoding IMP dehydrogenase — protein MSNQSYRDSQFLDGLSGEELFSMQIGLTYRDFLVLPGFIDFNPSEVELETRLTKKIKLKRPFVSSPMDTVTESSMAIAQALMGGIGIIHYNNTVEEQVAEVSKVKRFENGFISDPVVLGPKNTIHDLDRIKETLGFTGIPITADGTRNSKLVGIVTNRDIDFERDRSIPVEKVMTTEVITGKAGITLKEANDIIKKEKIGKLPIIDKDGKLVSLVSRSDLKKNKEFPDSSKDENKRLRCGAAVSTLPESRDRVAALYEAGADVIIIDSAQGNSIYQIEMLQFIKSNFKNLEVIGGNVVTRGQAENLISAGADGLRIGMGPGSICITQDTMAVGRAQATAVYQTAAHAAKHDVPVIADGGISNIGDIANALAIGASACMMGFMFAGTTEAPGEYFYENGIRLKKYRGMASIEAMKAGGDKRYFNEGQKVKVAQGVSGSVVDRGSILNFIPYLSLGLRLSFQDMGFRSVQDLHQGLREGKLRFERRSESAQAQGSVHSLYSYSAPSLRAE, from the coding sequence ATGTCAAACCAATCTTACCGAGACTCCCAATTTTTAGACGGCCTATCCGGCGAAGAACTTTTCAGCATGCAAATCGGGCTTACCTATCGGGACTTTTTAGTCCTGCCCGGTTTTATCGATTTCAATCCTTCCGAAGTAGAACTAGAGACTAGATTAACAAAAAAGATCAAACTCAAAAGACCATTCGTGAGTTCCCCGATGGATACTGTGACTGAGTCCTCCATGGCTATTGCACAGGCCCTTATGGGAGGGATAGGAATTATCCATTACAATAATACTGTAGAAGAACAGGTTGCAGAAGTGAGCAAAGTGAAACGTTTCGAGAACGGATTCATTTCTGACCCTGTGGTACTAGGACCGAAAAACACAATCCACGATCTGGACAGGATCAAAGAGACTTTAGGATTTACCGGAATTCCGATCACTGCGGACGGGACCAGAAATTCTAAACTGGTAGGAATTGTAACCAATAGAGATATCGATTTTGAAAGAGATCGTTCTATTCCTGTGGAAAAAGTTATGACCACGGAGGTGATTACCGGAAAAGCGGGGATCACTTTAAAAGAAGCAAACGATATCATCAAAAAAGAGAAGATCGGAAAACTTCCGATCATTGACAAGGATGGAAAACTTGTCTCTTTAGTGAGTCGTTCCGACCTGAAAAAGAATAAGGAATTCCCAGATTCTTCCAAGGACGAGAACAAAAGACTTAGATGCGGGGCTGCGGTTTCTACCTTACCTGAATCCAGGGACAGGGTCGCTGCATTGTATGAGGCAGGAGCGGATGTGATCATCATCGACTCTGCCCAAGGAAACTCAATCTACCAGATCGAGATGCTCCAATTCATTAAATCCAATTTTAAAAATCTAGAAGTGATCGGCGGAAACGTAGTCACTCGTGGCCAAGCAGAAAATCTGATCAGCGCCGGTGCGGACGGACTTAGGATCGGAATGGGACCTGGTTCCATATGCATTACCCAAGACACCATGGCTGTGGGAAGAGCACAGGCAACCGCGGTATACCAAACTGCGGCCCATGCAGCAAAGCACGATGTTCCTGTTATTGCAGACGGTGGAATTTCCAATATCGGAGATATCGCAAATGCTTTGGCAATCGGAGCCTCCGCATGTATGATGGGATTTATGTTCGCCGGAACAACTGAGGCACCCGGAGAGTATTTTTACGAGAATGGAATACGTCTCAAAAAGTATCGCGGAATGGCAAGTATCGAAGCCATGAAAGCCGGTGGGGACAAACGTTATTTTAACGAGGGCCAAAAAGTGAAAGTGGCTCAAGGAGTCAGCGGTTCCGTCGTGGATAGAGGTTCAATTCTGAACTTTATTCCATATTTAAGCCTAGGACTACGACTTTCTTTTCAGGATATGGGATTTCGTTCCGTCCAAGACTTACATCAAGGACTTAGAGAAGGAAAACTCAGATTCGAAAGAAGGAGTGAATCCGCTCAAGCCCAAGGTTCCGTTCATAGTCTTTACTCTTATAGTGCACCTAGTTTAAGAGCAGAATAA